In the genome of Peromyscus eremicus chromosome 8b, PerEre_H2_v1, whole genome shotgun sequence, the window TTGCAGGCTGGTCACCCCCAGTACTGGTGCCATACTGGAGCTTACTGTTGATCTCTGATGTTGATAGCTGACCTGGGACTCAGCTGTAGCCAGATAGACACGGTGGAAGGAGGGAATAACCTtgagcaagttgtcctctgattgccCACACATGCTTTGGCGCCCTCCCCCGAAGTTTGGCATGTTGACTTCCACCCTTTCGTTCTTACGCTGTGCCAGTGAGATGTGCTTCTTGTAGACAACAAATagatgtgttttttcttttttactccaATCAGGTAGTCTGTGCTTTTTAATTGCTGAGTTAAGACAATTTACATTTAGGATTGTTAATTGAGAGGGGTTTGCTTCTTGTAAGTTTGTGTGCATGGTGTCCTCCTAgcttgtcctttttgccctgcCTTAATTTTATAACCATTTACTTGGTTACTGAGTTGGTCATGATTTATTCTTTCCTAGTTCtttttgttcatgtgtttctcttataatatttattcttttttattctctcatgTTTGGGACTACCTCATGTTTGGGactacctttcttctttccctgtgtaTAATATGTTAGTATTTTTTGCTTACTGGTCATGGATTATGTTagtttgtgtttattttggaatgtcttctctcattttttcccctttaaatagTTGTTTATTGGCAGTGGGCTGGAAGGGATGGCAGAATTAGCGTTCACAGACAACACCACACACCAGTCACGTGGGCAGCATAAGAGTGATGGGAAAGAGCCTGAAGGCCCCTCTTCAACAGCAAGTGGGTAGGCAGGGGCCTGGAGTGTCGATGGGGCAGCTTTACTTGGTCACTTCTGTTTAGTAGGCATGGTTAGAGACGAAGAGAGATTCACTGGCTGCGGCTCCAGACTGACCACTTGGGGTATACTTTCCTTGACAAGCGAGGCTGTTGGCCTGGACTCGTTTGATGTATTCCTCCTGGGCAGCTTTCGTGTTCTCCTTTTTTCCACCCCAGGCCTTCAGAGCAGAGGCCTGCAGGGCTCGGCCATAAGAGAAAGTCAAGGCCCATGGCTTCAGCAGGGGGCACTTGTTGATAGCATTGAGGTTGATGGACGCCTCTTCCTCACTCTGCCCTCCAGACAGGAAAGTGACCCCAGGAACAGCAGGGGGCACTGTGCGACGAAGCGCTGTGACAGTTGCAATGGCAATCTCCTCATTGGAAAATTTCTGGGTACAGGCCTGGCCTGGGGTgaccatgttgggcttcagcaatGTGCCTTCCAGATAGATATGGTGGTCACTCAGAGCCTTGTAGACAGCAGCCAGTACCTTCTCAGTTACATACTGACAGCGCTTTAAGTCATGGTCCCCATCAGGGAGGATTTCAGGCTCCACAATGGGTACAATGCCATTCTGCTGGCAGATGCTGGCATAACGGGCCAGAACATTGGCATTTTCCATGATGGCAAGGGCTGAGGGAGTATGTTCCCCAATCTTTAGCACACAACGCCACTTAGCAAAGTCAGCTCCATCCTTCTTATACTGGGCACAGCGTTCAGCCAGCCCATCCAGCCCTTGGGTGGTGGTCTCGCCATTGGTTCCCGCCAGGGGCACCACGCCTTTATCTACCTTAATGCCCACTACACCGCCTTTGGACTTGATAACTTGGGGGAAGGGACATCCATCATCCGCCTTCTGGTACAGTGTCTCGTGGAAGAGGATCACCCCCCCAATGCAGGAATTCACACGGTCGTCAGCAGTCAGCAGCAGCTGGCGGTAGAAGCGCCTATTCTCTTCCGTGTTCTCAGCGCCAATGGACTGCAGCCGCTTGGCAATGCTTCCGGTGGACTCATCTGCAGCCAGGATGCCCTTGCCCGGAGCCACAATTCTATGAGCGATGTCAGCCAGTTCCTTCTTCTGCTCCGGGGTCAGTGCTGGGTATGGGTAGTGCATGGCGCCTGTGGCAGCACATTCCTTTCCTAACTCTCTCTGTTGGTGGGTGTTGCCCAGCTGACAGCGGGGTTGCTCATTAGCAGCTGGGGGAAAGGAGAAGGCCACAGCCAGGGACAGGCGGGTCATGTTGAAGCTGGACACATCTGGCCTGTGCGTTGCCATGGGTCACCTTGCCTGGCACAGGAGGGGGTGGATCTGCTGGGGACGGCGGCGGTGGGTAAGCCAAAGGACTGAGGACCGAACGCGGCTAGAGTCACCAGAACCCGGTTCTGCTGTGCGTTCCAAAAGAACGTAGCCTATTCAGctgagttgggggtggggtctTTTCTCAATTTTTAACGATAAGCATTTTGGATATAGTTGTCTTGGTCGGCAGTTAATCATTTTCAAGTCTTTAAATGCTTTTCTGGATTTTGGGATTTCTGTTTAGAGGTCTGATGTTCTGGTGTGTTTTCCTTTGTATATGACTGGTATATGTTTCTTGCAggttttaatattgtttctttgtgttgtaCTTTGAACACCTTGGCTACAATGTGTCACAGAGTGATTCTATCATGCCATGTTTACTTGGGGTTCTAACATGTTCCTGTCCTTGGATTTCCATTTTATCCCTGGATATGGGAAACTTCCTCATTCCTTTCAGTTTTACCTCTGTTCCTTCTTGTATGCCATGACTTTTTAGGTTTggtctgttaattttttttaaaagacttattacttttatttgtgtgtgtgtg includes:
- the LOC131918705 gene encoding fructose-bisphosphate aldolase A-like gives rise to the protein MATHRPDVSSFNMTRLSLAVAFSFPPAANEQPRCQLGNTHQQRELGKECAATGAMHYPYPALTPEQKKELADIAHRIVAPGKGILAADESTGSIAKRLQSIGAENTEENRRFYRQLLLTADDRVNSCIGGVILFHETLYQKADDGCPFPQVIKSKGGVVGIKVDKGVVPLAGTNGETTTQGLDGLAERCAQYKKDGADFAKWRCVLKIGEHTPSALAIMENANVLARYASICQQNGIVPIVEPEILPDGDHDLKRCQYVTEKVLAAVYKALSDHHIYLEGTLLKPNMVTPGQACTQKFSNEEIAIATVTALRRTVPPAVPGVTFLSGGQSEEEASINLNAINKCPLLKPWALTFSYGRALQASALKAWGGKKENTKAAQEEYIKRVQANSLACQGKYTPSGQSGAAASESLFVSNHAY